A part of Phoenix dactylifera cultivar Barhee BC4 chromosome 2, palm_55x_up_171113_PBpolish2nd_filt_p, whole genome shotgun sequence genomic DNA contains:
- the LOC120109964 gene encoding L-type lectin-domain containing receptor kinase IV.2-like: protein MVTHHDVWQITTELLRKKIPILLEMEQKQSLLLVICLLTGISATKYDEFTYNGFLRSELYLDGIAEITPNGLLRVTNTTTNQQGHAFHKVPLHFKNTSDGNVYSFSTCFVFAILTEYPDVSGQGLAFVLSPTRGLPGALPKQYLGLFNTTNNGNSSNHVLAVELDTIQNMELGDIDNNHVGIDVNGLTSRNAAPASYFIEKIGKFKNLSLITGEPMQVWVDYSNPEKKLNVTISPISVPKPSLPLLSSFINLSSVILDTMYIGFSGSTGSILTSHYVLGWSFKMNGQAAALNLSSLPSLPLKKHRRNLTSLIIWLSLGVVVFITITACGIAYIIRNKARYAEVLEEWELENRTHRFSYKELLKATKGFPEKNLLGVGGFGRVYKGKLPTSKTEIAVKRIFHDSKQGMREFVGEIASNSQLRHRNLVQLLGYSRRKGEVLLVYEFMPNGSLDKFLYDANNPTTLSWSQRLKIIRGVASGLLYLHEEWEQIVVHRDIKAGNVLLDSEMNGKLGDFGLSRLYNHGSDPQITHVVGTFGYIAPELTKTGRATTSTDIFAFGVFILEVVCGRRPIMQQESLDLHLVDFVWRSWRNGVILEVPDARLGGDYHLGELEMILKIGLLCSHPVPAARPTMRQVMQFLDGDLSLPQIPEDGRGITISSPEHAEELEEL from the coding sequence ATGGTTACACATCATGATGTGTGGCAAATAACCACTGAATTGCTCAGAAAGAAAATCCCCATTCTTCTCGAAATGGAGCAAAAACAATCCCTACTTTTGGTGATATGTCTTCTTACAGGAATCTCAGCAACCAAATATGACGAATTCACATACAATGGATTCCTAAGGAGTGAGTTGTACCTTGATGGCATAGCAGAGATCACACCCAATGGCCTTCTGAGAGTAACCAACACTACAACGAACCAGCAAGGACATGCATTCCACAAAGTGCCACTGCATTTCAAGAACACCTCAGATGGTAATGtttactctttctccacttgctTTGTTTTTGCAATACTCACCGAATATCCAGACGTGAGTGGGCAAGGACTTGCATTTGTGCTGTCTCCAACCAGGGGGCTCCCTGGGGCTTTGCCCAAACAATACCTTGGTCTCTTCAACACTACCAATAATGGCAATTCATCAAATCATGTCCTTGCCGTTGAGCTAGACACCATCCAAAATATGGAGCTTGGAGATATTGACAACAACCATGTCGGAATTGATGTCAATGGATTGACGTCGAGAAACGCCGCGCCGGCATCATATTTCATTGAGAAAATTGGCAAGTTTAAGAACCTCAGCCTTATAACCGGGGAACCTATGCAGGTGTGGGTAGATTATAGCAATCCAGAGAAGAAGCTAAACGTAACAATATCCCCCATCAGTGTGCCCAAACCAAGCCTTCCATTGTTGTCTTCTTTCATTAATCTCTCCTCGGTAATTTTAGACACCATGTATATTGGCTTCTCTGGTTCTACAGGCTCCATTCTAACATCCCATTATGTTCTGGGTTGGAGCTTTAAGATGAATGGGCAAGCAGCTGCCCTCAACCTgtccagccttccttcacttcctttgaAAAAGCATAGAAGAAACCTAACATCTTTGATAATTTGGCTGTCCTTAGGAGTAGTGGTGTTCATAACTATAACCGCCTGCGGTATTGCTTACATAATAAGAAACAAGGCAAGATATGCTGAAGTTCTTGAAGAGTGGGAGCTAGAAAATAGAACTCATAGATTCTCATATAAAGAACTATTAAAGGCTACCAAAGGTTTTCCCGAGAAAAATCTTTTGGGAGTTGGCGGTTTTGGAAGGGTTTACAAAGGCAAGCTGCCCACCTCTAAAACGGAAATTGCAGTGAAGAGGATTTTTCATGATTCTAAGCAAGGAATGAGGGAGTTTGTTGGGGAGATTGCGAGTAACAGTCAGCTCCGTCACCGCAATTTGGTCCAACTTCTTGGCTATAGCCGTAGGAAAGGGGAAGTTCTTTTGGTCTATGAGTTCATGCCCAATGGAAGTCTTGACAAGTTCCTCTACGACGCAAACAATCCAACGACACTTAGCTGGAGTCAGAGACTAAAAATTATCAGAGGTGTGGCTTCAGGTTTGCTCTACCTGCATGAAGAGTGGGAGCAGATTGTTGTACACAGAGACATAAAAGCTGGCAATGTCTTGCTGGACAGTGAAATGAATGGAAAGTTGGGAGACTTTGGACTGTCAAGATTGTACAATCATGGTAGCGATCCCCAAATCACTCATGTGGTCGGAACTTTCGGTTATATAGCTCCAGAGCTTACTAAAACAGGCAGGGCAACTACGAGCACTGATATCTTCGCCTTCGGGGTTTTCATACTTGAGGTTGTCTGTGGAAGGAGGCCAATAATGCAACAAGAATCACTGGACCTTCATTTGGTGGACTTTGTGTGGAGGAGTTGGAGGAATGGAGTAATTCTAGAGGTTCCAGATGCAAGACTGGGAGGTGATTACCATCTGGGGGAATTGGAAATGATCTTAAAGATTGGATTGCTTTGTTCACATCCTGTGCCTGCAGCAAGACCAACCATGCGCCAAGTGATGCAGTTCTTGGATGGTGATCTTTCGCTGCCGCAAATACCCGAGGATGGGAGGGGCATCACTATTTCATCACCAGAGCATGCTGAAGAATTAGAAGAATTATAA